TTCATATATGGTCTTCATGTAACCATGATACATCGTTTCTCACATATGTATCTATGGTAGTTAACTTTTGCTTTACCCACACCTATGTGCTTCATCCATTGCACCTATGTGCCGTTCAATGTTGTTCAATGTTCCACACCCCCATGCGCTCTCTTTCTCTGCCATATTGGCGAGAAGGAGCTAGCTTGCTAAGCTGTACAACTCGTCCATGATCAGCCCCTTCAACACGATTCATCGTCTTTTAGGTGTTTATGTCGCAAAAAGATCGTAAAACGTTGGCCATATTGAATAAATTTGTTTCAATGTTATGTGCTTCTTGTATGCCTCTTTCTTTAGCGAAGAAACTGTTCTGTAGATGTAATATGTGTCTGTTGCACTGATAAATTGTTTCAAGCAAAAAAAATTACAATAGGTTCGATTTTTTAGATGTCTACAAAAGTGTTTTCATCGTGCGAACTGCAAACATGAGCCGTATGTCTCTGTTATACATGGGAAAAGTAACATTGGCCCTTCCATCCATCATCAAGATGGTCTCCATCACACAAAAAGTGTTTCTACGGGTGAAAAAAATATATCTTTAAAAGTAAAACATAATTAGTTTTACAGATTTAGTTGTTGGAAACCACCATAGTTTAcgaaaatcatttaaaaaatgcaGGGCTTGTTTTCTAAGAGAAGATCATACACACATGATTCTAGGAAGCAACAACTAGGAAACAAATTAAAATTAACAAGACTTCCTCTTGTTTCCTCCCCTAACCCTAGGTGGCTAGGGCAAACTCTTCTCCTTAGGCTTCGCCACGTGAACCCATGGATTTGCCTTCCCTCTGCCTGCCGCTCCGGTGGCGGGTGGCGAGGAGCGGAATCCAGGTATCTCCGCTCCGGTTAGTAGTTAGTTTAGGCTAAGGGTTTTTAGTCCTCGCATGCGCAGCGCTCGGGCGGACGGCACACTTCTTCTCTTAGGTTTATCTGTCAGGATTCAATCATCCTTGACTTCGTCCGTCTGGACATTTCTCGTCATGTGATgagatttggtgtcaggtgcttCATATCTATGCAATGGTTCAACGGCGACAACTGAGGCTGCAGGGTGCTGATCCTTAGGGACACACACATGAAGACTTTTCGGTTGTTATCGGCAAGGTGAAGCCGGCTTCAGTAGAGGAGTGGCGACAACGGCTTGTTCTGACGGCAGTAGTGCTCGTTCGGTGGTCTCAGAATATGgataattttttattatgtttgagatgctttaaACTTCCAGTGAACTTTTATGATAGATCTGATCATTTTCTCAAAAAACTGAACATTAATGAGACTAACTTCTCCTTCAAAAACAGAGTTGTCTTATTAGCACTTTTTGCTACAGACACTGCAACTCAAAAAAAAATGCTACAGACACGCGCATCCTACAGGTGATTTCTTCAATGCTTTGGGCCGATCCCCTTCACTTTTTTTTCAGAACGAAGGCTCGCGAAGAGTCCGggtttgaattaacaaagccatcaaccggccaggagttACAACAGACAACCTAACTTACAACGGTCAGAATGATACAACGGGGAACACTGAAAAGCCTACTCACTACAACCTCCACAAGCCGCACAACAGCTAGTCAAGGCCAAGCACTCCACACTAGGATCATATGCAGAAACGGAGCAGCACATCAGGACATAGCCGACCTTCGAGGATGGACCGTGCTCCAGGAGCACCTAGAGAAGAAAGGAACCAACATCTTCCCTCTCAATCACCGAAGAGGGACCCTTCCCCCTCGCCATGGCTCGTAGGCGCCGCACCGTCGGGATTTCGAGAAGCTCACCCTAGAGCTGGAAGAATGTCTCCCTTGCCTCGCAAGGTGGACATGGGATGACCACATCGATTTGGGATATACCTCGCCGGCTGCTCCGCCACAGTTCATGTCCAACTAGTTGGAGATGAGCTTCAAGGAATCGGACGCCGCAAAAGAGGTAGCTCAATCCCTCTCCTGCAGAACCTCCCGACCGAGCCCCGCACCCTTGACGATGCCTCCAGCAAGGTCACGACGCGCAAGGCGCCGCTGCCGCCAAATCCGCCGAGGATAAGGTTTTCACCCGGGCAGGGGGGTCGGGATGGAAAGCAGGGGACCTCGGCTGCGCCCCCATGGAGGAAAGCAGCGCCCTTGGGCGTTGCCGCCGCCGGGCCGGCCGGACCGGCCAAGGTTTCCCCTGGTTCCCTAGCTGGCCACCAACACGCACCAACGCCGGAGCCAGAAAGCTAGCCCACACCGGAGGCGAGAGAGAGGCATCAGGGAATAGGGATTTCGCACCTCCAGATCTGACGAAGCAAATCACGCTGCGGCCGGATTCCACCAGCCACCCGCCGCCCGCGCTGCCGGGCGCGCTGGCCAGCACCCCCTACGAACGCCGCCCACCGCCCGACGACGTCTCCTCTCCGGCAAGGGCCGCCTCCCCAGGAACCACGGGCCTCCAAGAGGGGGAGGAGCGccgagatccccgccgccaccttcaccggcGTCTGCGCGAGCTTCCCGGCGGCCGTCTCTGGTAgcggcgagggggaggaagggggtggagggaggtggcggcggcggcggcggaatccTAGTCGCCCCCGAGTCGCCCAAGGGGGCGACccgagggcggggggggggggggggggggggccttttCTTTTAGTACGCCCGATCCCCTTCGCTTTGGGCTGCCTGCTCTGCTTCCACTCCACCACATCCCCGCATGCGCATTGAGGAGGGCGAGAtgagtagccgccgccgccgccgccgccaccccctctcgccggcggcggcgcccctGGATGATGACGACCTgctctccgagatcctcctccgcctccccccgCAGCCGTCCTCCCTCCCTCGCGCCTCTCTCGTCTGCAGGCGCTGGCGCGTCCTCGTCTCCGACCCTCGCTTCGCCCGCCGcttccgcctccaccaccgccgcaaCCCTCCCCTACTCGGCTTCCTTCACATAGGCTTTCGCACTCGCGAGCTCTCCTTCCTGCCTGCTCTGGAGCCCCCCAATCGTGTCCCGCCCGGGCGCTTCTCTTTGAagttcggcggcgacggcgaccccTTCGCGCTCCTCGGATGCCGCCATGGCCTGGTACTCGTCTACCACGCGTCTTGTAAACAGATCCTGGTGTGGGATCCTGTCACCGCCGACCAGCACCGGATTGCCGTCCCACCAAGGTTTGCGAGAGATGATGTGATCAGTGGGGCGGTGCTTCGTGCTGCCGGAGATGCCCAACACTTTCATGTAGCCTTGACAGTGTTAGACGACGAGGACAAACAACAAAGACGAGCTCTCGCATGTGTGTACTCGTCAGAGACTGGATTATGGGGTGATCTCGTCTCGACACTGCTTCCATGCGAGGCTTCAGCGAGCATGCGGCTTATTTCATGTAAGGCCGCTGTGCTGGTTCGGAATTCTCTTTACTGGGTGCTTTTTGGGAATTTGGATGGATTTCTGGAGTTTGATTTGGAGAGGCAGGTCCTAGCTGTGATACGGATGCCAATGGATTTGGTTGCCAAGGGAAGTTATGATATCTGCGTGATGCAGGCAGAGGATGGTGGTCTTGGTTTATTCTGTGTGCTGCAGTTGGACTACATTGCCCAATTATGGAAGAGGAAAACTGATTGTCATGGTGTTGCTTCATGGGTGCTAGGAAGAACTATTGAACTGGACAAGCTAATTCCCATGAATTTACCTGAGAAAATGCCCGTTGTGATACTGGGATTTGCTGAGGACAATAATGGGGTGTGCCTGTGGACACCATCTGTCTTCTTTATGGTCCATCTCGAGTCATTGCAGTCCAAGAAACTTTTAGAAGCCAACTTCTTTTTTGTTTGTCGCCCATTCGAAAGTGTCTACACTGCAGGTAATGACATGCCTTCATATATTGGGTTtaacaaaaccaagttaatgttcAATAATGTGTTGGCAGAATTCTGCTCACATCCTTTTGCCTTAAGTTAGCAATTTTAAGTAGTGTCATACCACCTGTTTCTTTTACTACTTGATGGCCTTTTTTACATTAAGTGATTTTGTTTATGTAATATTCCTGTTCTGATTCTTGTGTGGTGGCGTTTTAATGAATAATTATGatctagattttttttgttagtgGTATCTAATTTATTTTATGCTCTGTAGCCAGGCATTGGGCTGCAATTGGTCTACTGTCAGCTTCATTTATGTAATTCTTGTGGTTCAAGTCAGAACTAACAAACTGTCTTTATTAAGTTCATTATATGAATATTCATACAATAGAACAAATGAATATTCATACAATAGAACAATGAACACCAAGATTGGCAAATGATTTCTTTAAAGTTGAACTATGTTTCAATGTTCTATGCCTATTAACATATACTGTACAATGGTAGTTTTAGTGCATAGCTACAGCGCAGTTTTTTCTTGAGATGATACATGGTAGTTGGAGGTTGAAGCCAACAACTACTTGAGAAACTTGCTTGAACCAACTGAAATGTCAAATAGGTAGCTCAATTGGTACAGTTAGAAGCTTCAAGCTCATCCTATTTCCTTCATTCAATATTTATTTTCCCTGTTAATCTTGCTACTAAATTCAGTCAATATTGCTGAATAACTTTTCATTTTATCACTTAAGGAGAGTCCCTAGCACGAGTAGCAAATTCATTTGTACCAGGGAAAACAAATAAACTGAGATCATTTCTTTTTTCGGGCTAAATTTATTTTAAGATGATATAAATCTGAATAGTCTTGATCACTTTTATTGCTATGGTTTCTTAGTATGATTTTTTAGGCTAAATTCATTTGAAGATAATCTAAATTTGAATAGTCTtgttattttgttgctaggatTTATCAGTATACCTATATTTTGTTTATTCTGATGTGCCATGAAATGAGCTTAATTATTCTGGATAAATTGCCTCTTCTGACCAGTTAATAATCTTGAGTGTGCATCTTAATCATTTTTAAGATAGTAATCAGCTTATACTTTTTCGAAATGTTCATTAAATTTGACAGTAGGCTTGGTTTTGTTTATCCATTCCTAATCTGGTATAAAACTGATATTGTTTCCCAAACAGCTATTGTGAGTTTatctaaacatattgttgatgcctccTCGTATCTATTTGGTTTTTTGTTGGAATGTCATTGGTTGCTTGACTTGATTACTTCTTATGCTTGCAGAAACAGACATTGGTGGTGGACACGATGGGGCTGGTCTTTTGCAGAATACATAAGATGATTATCTGGCTATGTATGCTGCCGTGGTGTACTGATTGAGCAGGTAGGCATATCTTCTGCATGTATGCTGAGGTATCAGTACTGTTTTCTTAATGTATTGTTTTTCTTTTTACTGCCATTTCTCAAGTATCCAATTATAAGCGAGGACTAAGATGTTTCCTGCTTGGCCACCTCTTATCCCGCTTTCATGGCAGGCTGCATTTTTTATCTTTCTTCCAGGCCCAGCTTCCTCATCCTTTTGTGCCTTCATCAGCAACTCTATATTCCCTTTCACGTGCCTTCACCCACCTACCTTCTCTTTTATTTGCTGATGTTGTACGCCCCTCACTATTGGATGTGCTCTTTTGTTTGCCTTCTTTGTTCATCCAGTTGCCTTGCTTTCAGTTACCACCTTAATTCTCACCTGGTTCCTTCTGTTAGTGTAGTTTCTTCTCCCTCTAGCTCCTAAGATGAACTGATGACTTGAGACCCTTCCGCTTTTCGTGCATATGTTAACTGTTAGCATAATGAAATGCATCCTCTTTCGTGTTCTGCATTtgatttcctttttgttttttacTACCAGTCGCTACATGCCTTTGGTTagttttttggggttatgcatctaTCTAGTCCTAGTGTTATTTTTATGTAGTTTCCTTTGTGCAAGTAGTTTATAACTGACAATACATGAACATTTGCTTCACACTTTATTTAAATGGGCTTATGACTATGTCATTTCACATTGCTGCTTATCTTGGACCATTATGGTACCTAGTGAACTAATAACTGCCAAAATACTTGTAGAACATGCTTTCTTTAAACTTTATATTACCAATTAGTATCTTTTTGCTTGCGGCTATTGAAATTTTACTGGATCATAATTCTTGTGATAGTCGGTTTGCTTAAACGATCAGCATCTCTCACCGTCTATCTAATTTGCATATGTAATTGGCCACCATCCACTAACATATCTTGTCTGGTCCAAGGTATATGTAGCTATGCTGGGCATTGTATGTTCTCCACTTTCTGCCACGTTAGATGTTTAGCACTTTATACTGAACACATGATCAAAATGGCATGGCTAGATTCTACCATAAATATTGCTTTGGTCATGAATTGCATTTTTTACTGGCATGTTAAATACTCCCTCCgaccggaaatacttgtcggagaaatggatgtatctagacgtattctagttccagatacatccatttcttcaacaagtatatccggacgaagggagtattaattatattAGAGATGCTATAGAAATAGTTGAAGTAAGTATTTTGATGTTGTGGAGAGTAAATAAAGATGGCATCTATTTTGTCTGAAGGAGGTGTCTCCATTAGAGTATTAGTAGGATCATGCAGGACCCCTCACTTGAGGCTTACTGCCCAAGTGTAACTAAATTTGATCCGTTAGCGACTGGCTAGCTCATGCTCCCTCCATCGAAAAaccttgtccctcaaatggatgtatctagcacaaagttagtgctagatacatccatttgagagacaagcttgggacaagttttttcgaacggagggagtatctatttctgaacagtatgtctataagCTAGAAACGAGACGGTTCGGCTTTGCTACTCCATGAGCCCCTCATATGCCATAACAAGGCATATTTCAAATGATTCGATAAGCTAGGATGTCCAGTATTTCCCTATAATGGGGTGATTTGAACCACTTGTCTTTTAGCCtttactgagaccagaataccagATGTGGCCAAAAACTTGAGAATACGCCAGCAATAAGAGTTGAAGGTGTAGCATAATTCTTTTTTAACCGTCCTCCTATAGCTGCTCTCTATTTCTAATGTTGGTTCTGTCCAATAATGCTGAGACGATTCAGTTTCTGAATTTTTCCGCACAATTTCCTCAATAGTACTGTAGTGAAGTTAATGTTTAATGTTTGTGTCATCCTGATACATAACTTTAGCGGCTTTTCCATGAATAAATTGTACAAATTGGTTTGACTGATGAAATTGATGCCCCGCGGGGCCGCAGGTATCTAGGACTACGTTCCGGCGGCTGAGATGCAGAAATGGGTTGTGTGGTGTAGGTTCTTCCATTGTGAAGGGGTCTGTGTGTACTGGATTTGCCGGTGACTTGCTTGAATTAAGTATTAGTGTTGCGTCTGGTTGAGTTTTCAGCTTCTTTACATCTCGGCTGATGTTATATGCCCCATGGTGCTGTCACAATAGATTAAAATTGTGTTTCTCAAAAGACATGACGATGACACGGTGATCATGAAGGTGACCGAATCCAGGAGAAGATACATCCCTTGTTTGTCATTAGAATGAGCAGGATGCGAGTTCCGTTGGGTAGAGTTTCACCTTGTGATTTGTAGTATGCCCAAGTTTGTACTCTGTCCTGACATGAATTGTTCCAGTGGAAATACATCCAGAAGGTTGCAAGTTGATTGGAAGTATTTTCACCCCCCACTGATTTAAATTTTTTCTATCTGCATCTCTGTAGCTAAGCAGAGTGGTAAAAAAAGAGGAGACAACAACCTTCACTGTCAGAACTGCCATATCATGCAGCTTCTTAAGATCTTATGTCTAGGGAGCGGTGACCGATCAGTACTATGTCTCTCTTCATTACTGGATGACACAGTTCCCCCCTACCATGGCCATTTGGGAGTAACGGCAATGGATGAGTGCTGCTATGTTGAACACGCTAAATATAGCTTTCTTCTTTCTTGAAGGTGTGGCGAAAAGCTTTGCTGAGTTGGGTTGCTTTATTAACGTGAAATGGTGCAGCTGAATGGCTTGCAACCACCTCAAATGTCCAAATGGTCAATGCCCCCAGCAATGTCATGCCGTCCGTCTGGCTCCGCCAGTGGGCACCGCAGGAACAAATGGCACGATGCCCGAGGAGTGGCATCAACTAGTCAGAGATGAGAAAGGACAAGTCTTTGTTGATTCACATTTTTAGCGAACAGTTAGGGTTAGGATCATACGGTGAACATTGTTTCAAAAATCGGAGCAAACAATTTTACAGAGCATGTACCTTCACCCAACTGACAATTGCTCGACTTGCATATATAAAGAACTCAAACATGAAGGCAGCAACCAGCTTACTGCTTCTGGTTCAACAACAGCTTACATACATACAGATCACCATGCATGCTAGTACCAGGTAACGGTGCAACGACAGACAAGTTTAATCCTTCTCAAAGACACTGGAAATTCAAAATAAACCTCATGCATAGATTTCTTTGCCGTTCCTCACCATCACCATGTAGCCAGGCCCCTGGGTGGGGTGGAGAGAGAATAATgagattaattaattaatcataACGTAGCTGAAAAGCAGTTAGACACAAGGGTAACAGTCAATCTCCCCATATAAGAACAGTTATGCCAATCAACATTAATTTCGCTGGTTATTTCACTTGTTGATCAACTAAAGATTCATCTACCATTGAACTAAATTCCTAGAACTTGCAAAGAAGAAATCTAACAGGATAAGAAAAGTTCAACTTTCATGAGTAAAACT
Above is a window of Triticum aestivum cultivar Chinese Spring chromosome 6B, IWGSC CS RefSeq v2.1, whole genome shotgun sequence DNA encoding:
- the LOC123135941 gene encoding putative F-box/kelch-repeat protein At3g17280, producing the protein MRIEEGEMSSRRRRRRHPLSPAAAPLDDDDLLSEILLRLPPQPSSLPRASLVCRRWRVLVSDPRFARRFRLHHRRNPPLLGFLHIGFRTRELSFLPALEPPNRVPPGRFSLKFGGDGDPFALLGCRHGLVLVYHASCKQILVWDPVTADQHRIAVPPRFARDDVISGAVLRAAGDAQHFHVALTVLDDEDKQQRRALACVYSSETGLWGDLVSTLLPCEASASMRLISCKAAVLVRNSLYWVLFGNLDGFLEFDLERQVLAVIRMPMDLVAKGSYDICVMQAEDGGLGLFCVLQLDYIAQLWKRKTDCHGVASWVLGRTIELDKLIPMNLPEKMPVVILGFAEDNNGVCLWTPSVFFMVHLESLQSKKLLEANFFFVCRPFESVYTAETDIGGGHDGAGLLQNT